A single window of Cottoperca gobio chromosome 9, fCotGob3.1, whole genome shotgun sequence DNA harbors:
- the grsf1 gene encoding G-rich sequence factor 1, which translates to MSRNSKSLLCLLQRCVAVRKVTLPKCLTTRWSSNSSVLSAGFGSIQQPTPTPRAVFHLQSTVRTSQYRFCTKAGEPWEDEYPPLQAYQLDPEPVKKDVYIMKVKGLPYSCSAQDLLQFFSECRIRDGVNGIHLTENRNGRPSGEAFIEMEHEEDVRKALEKHRQYLGPRYVEVYEVNNGEEATLKKALAQAEDGVVRLRGLPYYCNKEEIVHFFSGLDIVENGITFINNRRGKNYGEAFVQFSSQKEADKALERDREVIGNRYIEVFPSSSEQILSKLGKRQNVVSSYTGPQSANERTVSASHTEPGSTPSSALPLHYIHMRGLPFQVSGEDIVKFFAPLVVSKIVIECSPLGRLSGEAEVHFRCHQDCLTAMSRDKQYIGERFIELFLNSVVDSD; encoded by the exons ATGTCCCGTAACAGTAAGTCTCTGTTGTGTTTACTGCAGCGTTGTGTCGCAGTCAGAAAGGTAACGTTACCGAAATGTCTCACAACGAGAtggagcagcaacagcagcgtGTTGTCGGCCGGGTTCGGGTCCATTCAGCAGCCGACACCAACACCCCGGGCAGTCTTTCATCTGCAGTCCACAGTGAGAACCAGCCAGTACCGGTTCTGTACCAAG GCAGGAGAACCTTGGGAAGATGAATACCCACCGCTGCAGGCCTATCAGCTGGATCCAGAACCAGTGAAGAAGGATGTGTACATCATGAAGGTCAAAGGTCTCCCCTATTCGTGCTCGGCTCAGGACCTCCTGCAGTTCTTCTCAG AGTGTAGGATCCGTGACGGGGTGAATGGGATCCACCTCACTGAGAACCGGAATGGGAGGCCGTCGGGAGAGGCCTTCATCGAGATGGAGCACGAGGAGGACGTCAGAAAAGCTCTGGAGAAACACCGACAGTATCTCGGCCCACGATATGTGGAAG TGTATGAAGTGAACAACGGCGAAGAAGCCACCCTGAAGAAAGCTCTAGCTCAAGCTGAAGACGGAGTGGTGCGTCTCAGAGGTCTCCCCTACTACTGCAACAAGGAAGAAATCGTCCATTTCTTTTCAG gtTTGGATATAGTGGAGAATGGGATCACCTTCATCAATAACCGCAGAGGGAAAAACTATGGAGAGGCCTTCGTGCAATTTTCCTCTCAAAAAGAAGCCGATAAAGCTCTGGAGAGAGACCGAGAGGTCATCGGGAACAG ATACATCGAGGTGTTTCCCAGCAGTAGTGAACAGATTCTTTCAAAATTGGGGAAGAGGCAGAATGTAGTTTCTTCTTACACCGGCCCTCAGTCAGCAAACGAGAGGACCGTCTCTGCATCACACACCGAACCTG GATCCACTCCGAGCTCGGCCCTGCCGCTTCACTACATCCACATGAGAGGACTTCCTTTCCAGGTGTCCGGAGAAGACATTGTAAAG TTCTTCGCTCCTCTAGTTGTGTCTAAGATCGTGATTGAGTGCAGTCCTCTTGGGCGGCTGAGCGGAGAGGCCGAAGTTCACTTCAGATGCCACCAGGACTGCTTGACCGCCATGTCCAGAGACAAACAGTACATAG GAGAAAGATTCATCGAGTTATTCCTGAACTCTGTCGTAGACTCCGATTGA